A region of Nitrospinota bacterium DNA encodes the following proteins:
- the aroE gene encoding shikimate dehydrogenase — protein MKNEINAASSTAPAKRALKLGVIGHPVGHSLSPALHKVFAEAKGVEITYEKFDVPPAKLPEFMKNAALALDGFSVTIPHKLSVMGYLSSADANSTAIGAVNTVLRRDKDFFGYNTDIDGFAQSLARAGERGSPAGKKVFMWGAGGAARAVAKAMGAQKAGLITVANRDPGKAEDFCGLTGDTPCLVMGIGDEKKLIESIVAADIIVNATSVGMAGGPDPEGLPPGASAIRAGQLVVDIVYKPLVTPLLKAAGEAGAGTLDGLWMLIYQGAVAFDIWLGNRPVPGGYPAQKARDALLMELGEKRDQPGV, from the coding sequence ATGAAAAATGAAATTAACGCCGCCAGCTCAACCGCCCCGGCCAAAAGAGCCTTGAAACTTGGCGTTATCGGCCATCCCGTAGGGCACTCCCTCTCACCGGCGTTACATAAAGTGTTCGCCGAGGCAAAGGGGGTGGAGATCACTTACGAAAAATTCGATGTGCCGCCCGCGAAGCTTCCGGAGTTTATGAAAAACGCCGCTTTAGCCCTGGACGGGTTCAGCGTTACCATCCCCCACAAGCTTTCGGTAATGGGATATTTGAGCTCCGCGGACGCCAACTCCACAGCCATAGGCGCGGTGAACACGGTGCTACGCCGCGATAAGGATTTTTTCGGCTATAACACGGACATAGACGGATTCGCCCAGTCTCTGGCGCGGGCCGGTGAGCGGGGCTCCCCCGCCGGTAAAAAGGTTTTCATGTGGGGCGCGGGCGGCGCGGCCAGGGCTGTGGCCAAGGCCATGGGGGCGCAAAAAGCCGGATTGATAACGGTGGCGAACCGGGATCCAGGCAAGGCCGAAGACTTTTGCGGCCTCACGGGGGATACGCCGTGTCTGGTGATGGGAATAGGCGACGAGAAAAAGCTGATTGAATCAATAGTCGCCGCGGATATAATTGTGAATGCCACGTCGGTGGGTATGGCCGGGGGGCCGGATCCGGAGGGTCTGCCGCCCGGGGCTTCGGCCATACGCGCCGGCCAGCTGGTGGTGGACATAGTTTACAAGCCGCTTGTGACGCCTCTGCTAAAGGCGGCGGGAGAGGCAGGGGCGGGAACGCTGGACGGGCTTTGGATGCTTATATACCAGGGCGCCGTGGCGTTCGACATCTGGCTGGGAAACCGGCCTGTGCCGGGCGGTTACCCTGCGCAAAAGGCCAGGGACGCGTTGCTGATGGAACTGGGCGAAAAAAGGGATCAACCAGGGGTTTAA
- a CDS encoding type IV pilus twitching motility protein PilT yields the protein MAKIDAFFKLMAEQNASDLHMVSGQQPVLRIHGEMERVKYKTLENEELKSMLYEICPEDKVKHFEETGDLDFGYEIPGLARYRANFFMQKYGIAAVFRQIPSEILTADQLGLPPVFKKLSTLNKGLVLVTGPTGSGKSTTLAAIVDHANKVRKDHILTVEDPIEFVHKSQGCIVNHREVSTHTKSFSAALRGALREDPDIILVGEMRDLETIQLALEAASTGHLVFGTLHTQSAAKTVDRVIDVFPANQQGQIRTTLSETLKAVIAQNLFRRIDKKGRCAALEILICTPAVGNLIRESKTFQIPSVIQTGKKFGMMSLDDAILEILQKGWISPEDAYTKSVEKARFLPFLKEAPDVFG from the coding sequence ATGGCTAAAATAGACGCGTTTTTCAAATTGATGGCCGAGCAGAACGCCTCGGACCTTCACATGGTCTCGGGCCAGCAACCGGTTCTCCGCATCCATGGCGAGATGGAACGGGTGAAGTACAAGACCCTGGAGAACGAAGAGCTGAAATCCATGCTCTACGAGATATGCCCAGAAGACAAGGTGAAGCATTTCGAGGAAACCGGGGATTTGGACTTCGGTTACGAGATTCCCGGTCTGGCCCGTTACCGCGCCAACTTCTTCATGCAGAAATACGGCATCGCGGCGGTGTTCAGGCAGATCCCGTCGGAGATCCTTACGGCGGACCAGCTGGGCCTGCCGCCGGTGTTCAAGAAGCTGTCCACATTGAACAAGGGGCTGGTGCTGGTTACGGGGCCCACAGGGTCCGGTAAATCCACCACGCTGGCGGCCATTGTGGATCACGCCAACAAAGTGAGGAAAGACCACATCCTCACCGTGGAAGATCCTATCGAGTTCGTGCACAAGTCACAGGGTTGCATAGTCAACCACCGCGAGGTAAGCACCCATACAAAATCGTTCTCGGCGGCGTTGCGCGGCGCTTTGCGCGAAGACCCGGACATTATCCTCGTCGGCGAAATGCGCGACCTGGAGACCATACAGCTGGCGCTGGAGGCGGCCTCCACGGGGCACCTGGTGTTCGGCACGCTTCATACCCAGTCCGCCGCAAAAACGGTGGATCGCGTTATAGACGTGTTCCCCGCCAACCAGCAGGGGCAGATCCGCACCACCCTTTCGGAAACGCTGAAGGCGGTGATAGCGCAGAACCTGTTCCGCAGAATAGACAAAAAGGGAAGGTGCGCGGCGCTGGAGATCCTCATATGCACTCCGGCGGTGGGCAACCTTATCCGCGAAAGCAAAACTTTCCAGATCCCATCGGTTATACAGACCGGGAAAAAGTTCGGCATGATGTCGCTGGATGACGCCATACTGGAGATACTGCAAAAAGGCTGGATATCCCCCGAAGACGCTTATACCAAATCTGTGGAGAAAGCGCGGTTCCTTCCCTTCCTCAAAGAGGCTCCGGACGTTTTCGGTTAA
- a CDS encoding antitoxin, with the protein MKRKAPRLSREESKIEKTLDEGEWTSAPEAEIGRYVKMAKAFTRAAIKEGRVNIRIAEKDITRLKKIADSEGLPYQTLMASVIHKYVNGLLVDRKLLSELKAIVRTGR; encoded by the coding sequence ATGAAACGGAAAGCGCCAAGACTTTCAAGGGAAGAAAGCAAAATCGAAAAAACGCTGGATGAAGGCGAATGGACAAGCGCCCCCGAGGCGGAAATCGGCAGGTATGTGAAAATGGCGAAGGCGTTTACGCGCGCGGCCATAAAAGAAGGGCGCGTAAACATCAGGATCGCTGAAAAAGATATCACCAGGCTAAAGAAAATCGCCGACTCCGAGGGCCTTCCTTATCAGACTTTGATGGCTAGCGTTATACATAAGTACGTCAACGGTTTGCTGGTTGACAGGAAACTGCTATCAGAACTGAAGGCCATTGTTCGAACGGGGAGATAG